In the genome of Raphanus sativus cultivar WK10039 chromosome 4, ASM80110v3, whole genome shotgun sequence, one region contains:
- the LOC108855001 gene encoding pentatricopeptide repeat-containing protein At5g46460, mitochondrial, protein MLTIAKMMRGAIFQRFKFRALFSFPPCVDSHVVHGSCYRSFSVSAELRNREVSICNHLRNRRLDEARAVFNQVPSPHVSLYTKMISGYTRNSRLADALKLFDAMPVRDVVSWNSMISGCVECGDMDTAVKLFDEMPERSVVSWTAILNGFLRFGKVEEAERLFYEMPVKDTAAWNAMVHGYLQFGRVDDALELFKQMPRKNVISWTSMICGLDQNERSGEALVLFKKMLSCCVKASSRTLTCVVTACANAPAFHMGTQVHGFIIKLGFLYEEYVSASLITFYANCRRTEDSRKVFDEKAHDQVAVWTALLSGYSLNRKHEDALSVFSEMLRNNIWPNQSTFASGLNSCSALGTLDWGKEMHGVAVKLGLVTDAFVGNSLIVMYSDCGNANDAVLVFREISKKSIVSWNSIIVGCAQHGRGKWAFVIYGQMIRFNREPDEITFTGLLSACSHCGFLSKGRKLFDYMSSGPNHIDRKIQHYTCMVDILGRSGELKEAEELIEGMLVKPNEMVWLALLSACRMHSDVDRAEKAAAALFKLDSKSSAAYVLLSNTYASAGRWSNVSKLRIKMKQKGIMKKPGSSWVVLKGKKHEFSAGDRPESLRIYEMLEFLREKLKDLGYVPDYRSALHDVEDEQKEEMLWYHSERLAIAFALVYTAEGNAVTVMKNLRVCEDCHAVIKLISRVVGREIVLRDPTRFHHFKDGICSCGDYW, encoded by the coding sequence ATGTTGACTATCGCAAAAATGATGAGAGGCGCCATTTTTCAAAGATTTAAATTTCGAGCATTATTCTCCTTCCCACCCTGCGTTGATTCTCACGTTGTTCATGGGAGTTGCTACAGAAGCTTCTCAGTTTCCGCTGAGCTCCGGAATCGCGAAGTTTCGATATGCAACCACTTGCGAAACCGAAGACTCGACGAGGCTCGGGCGGTTTTCAACCAGGTTCCGTCTCCTCACGTGAGTCTCTACACCAAGATGATCTCTGGGTACACGAGGAACAGCAGGTTAGCTGATGCGTTGAAACTGTTCGACGCGATGCCTGTGAGAGATGTTGTCTCATGGAACTCGATGATCAGTGGCTGCGTGGAGTGTGGGGATATGGATACTGCAGTGAAgctgttcgatgaaatgcctgagaGGAGCGTTGTTTCCTGGACAGCGATTTTGAATGGGTTTCTTAGGTTTGGGAAGGTTGAGGAAGCTGAGAGGTTGTTTTACGAGATGCCTGTGAAAGATACTGCAGCCTGGAACGCGATGGTTCATGGGTATTTACAGTTTGGTAGAGTGGATGATGCTTTGGAATTGTTTAAGCAAATGCCTCGGAAGAATGTGATATCTTGGACGAGTATGATCTGTGGGTTAGACCAGAATGAGAGGAGTGGGGAAGCTCTTGTTCTGTTCAAGAAGATGTTGAGTTGTTGTGTAAAAGCGAGTTCGAGAACGTTGACTTGTGTAGTCACCGCTTGTGCAAATGCTCCAGCGTTTCATATGGGTACACAAGTTCATGGCTTTATCATCAAGTTGGGGTTTTTATATGAGGAATACGTTTCTGCTTCGCTTATAACGTTTTATGCAAATTGCAGAAGAACCGAGGATTCAAGGAAAGTGTTTGACGAGAAGGCTCATGACCAAGTTGCTGTGTGGACTGCTTTATTGTCAGGGTATAGTCTTAACAGAAAGCATGAAGATGCCTTGAGTGTTTTCTCTGAGATGTTGAGAAACAATATATGGCCGAATCAATCAACATTTGCCAGTGGATTAAACTCTTGCTCTGCTTTGGGAACGTTAGATTGGGGTAAGGAGATGCATGGCGTTGCGGTGAAACTTGGTTTAGTAACTGATGCCTTTGTTGGTAATTCTCTCATTGTCATGTACAGTGACTGTGGAAATGCAAACGATGCTGTTTTAGTGTTCAGAGAAATCTCGAAGAAGAGTATTGTCTCGTGGAATTCAATTATTGTTGGCTGCGCACAGCACGGGCGTGGAAAGTGGGCGTTTGTGATATACGGCCAAATGATTCGGTTCAACAGAGAGCCAGATGAGATTACTTTCACTGGCTTGCTCTCTGCCTGTAGCCATTGCGGGTTTCTATCAAAAGGAAGAAAGCTTTTCGACTACATGTCAAGCGGACCAAATCATATTGATAGAAAGATTCAACACTACACTTGTATGGTAGATATCTTGGGAAGAAGCGGGGAACTGAAAGAGGCAGAGGAGCTGATCGAGGGCATGCTTGTGAAACCTAATGAGATGGTTTGGTTGGCTTTACTCAGTGCTTGTAGGATGCATTCTGATGTTGACAGAGCCGAGAAAGCTGCTGCTGCCCTTTTTAAGCTGGACTCAAAATCAAGCGCTGCTTATGTCTTGTTGTCGAATACATATGCTTCTGCTGGTAGATGGTCGAATGTATCGAAATTGAGAATTAAGATGAAGCAGAAGGGGATAATGAAGAAACCTGGGAGCAGTTGGGTTGTTTTAAAAGGGAAAAAGCACGAGTTTTCCGCAGGTGATCGACCAGAGAGCTTGAGAATATATGAGATGTTGGAGTTTCTGAGAGAAAAGCTGAAGGATCTTGGCTATGTACCTGACTATAGATCTGCTTTGCATGACGTTGAAGATGAACAGAAAGAAGAGATGTTGTGGTATCACAGTGAGAGGCTTGCTATTGCGTTTGCGTTAGTTTATACAGCTGAAGGAAATGCAGTTACAGTGATGAAGAATCTACGAGTTTGTGAAGATTGTCACGCAGTGATTAAGCTTATCTCAAGAGTTGTGGGACGTGAGATTGTTTTAAGGGATCCGACTCGGTTTCATCATTTTAAGGATGGGATATGTTCTTGTGGGGATTATTGGTAG
- the LOC108849308 gene encoding 60S ribosomal protein L32-1: MAVPLLTKKVVKKRSAKFIRPQSDRRITVKESWRRPKGIDSRVRRKFKGVTLMPNVGYGSDKKTRHYLPNGFKKFVVHNSADLELLMMHNRTYCAEIAHNVSTKKRKAIVERSSQLDIVVTNRLARLRSQEDE, from the exons ATGGCGGTCCCGTTGCTAACGAAGAAGGTGGTGAAGAAGAGGTCTGCCAAATTCATCAGACCCCAGAGTGATCGCAGAATCACCGTCAAG GAAAGCTGGAGGAGGCCAAAGGGTATTGATTCCAGGGTGAGAAGGAAGTTCAAAGGTGTGACTTTGATGCCCAATGTTGGTTACGGATCTGACAAGAAGACACGTCACTATCTCCCCAACGGATTCAAGAAGTTTGTTGTTCACAACTCTGCTGATCTTGAGTTACTCATGATGCACAACAG GACATACTGTGCAGAGATTGCTCACAATGTATCAACAAAGAAGAGGAAAGCCATTGTGGAGAGATCTTCCCAGCTTGACATCGTTGTTACCAACAGGCTTGCTAGGTTGCGTAGCCAGGAAGACGAGTGA
- the LOC108854420 gene encoding uncharacterized protein LOC108854420 produces the protein MERACALLCSSTPINFTTVQLFNPNTSLHFQTSELSRPVSALSRAPCYLSLVGARGRCTFTVRSTATQEAVETNSDRKVDLVEVGFLSGVHGLQGEICIKPNTDFPDLRFSKPGRRWLKQQLMGQDKIHEVELVEGRPHPAQKSWILKFRGLDDVDQVRQLVGATLLAEEDDRPELDDGEFYSRDLLGMRVLLKETGQLVGTVANVFDNGGNDLLHVLLDSSMEACNGSAKTNQLVWIPFVDAIVPDVDLERREMYITPPKGLLEVNMRTDERSKKERRQLEWKERKKQQKKLIAAKKKLCELEQKHVFDGLRFGEKSQRSLLADHILDVNSTLLQRALQSIENSSKKRWNVTEEINALRVRESVCTLNVSREALGFDASKEKVGDNFSFFQQGKSLFSEGKVSICLVLNDHETEQLEGENGAVSYLQTLLDDEQRFLKEEERACVPLVVISPEHAIEDVQNLFQDNDYFGFESEKVWFLKEETLPVVCCSSPEEPKKHKILMKSPWEILKSPVGSGGVLSVLASHGITDSLSSLGIDYLQVHSIETRSQTPQHYINPMLIGFVSAKGGEIGVQVTEESEVKNLEMIFTLKFLKRLKGKIEFEAVMKMNSHVQMVEKEWVESVPTEPNSFQFRSNIYRVLGECSSPAKICLMNITV, from the exons atggagagagCTTGTGCGCTTCTCTGTTCCTCGACACCAATCAATTTCACAACAGTTCAACTATTCAACCCCAATACTTCCCTTCATTTCCAGACCTCCGAACTATCTCGTCCCGTCTCGGCTCTGTCTCGTGCTCCGTGTTACTTGAGCCTCGTTGGGGCTCGTGGAAGATGTACCTTCACCGTTCGTAGCACCG CTACTCAGGAAGCTGTGGAAACCAATAGTGACAGGAAGGTGGACTTGGTTGAAGTGGGGTTCTTGTCTGGTGTCCATGGCCTACAAGGCGAGATTTGCATTAAACCAAACACTGATTTTCCTGATTTGCGTTTCTCTAAG CCTGGTAGAAGATGGCTAAAACAACAGTTGATGGGACAAGATAAGATTCATGAGGTTGAATTAGTTGAAGGCAGACCTCACCCTGCACAGAAGAGCTGGATTCTCAAGTTTCGAGGCCTAGATGATGTTGATCAG GTGAGACAACTCGTAGGCGCAACTCTTCTTGCTGAGGAAGATGATCGTCCTGAGCTTGATGATGGAGAGTTTTACAGTCGTGATCTTCTAGGCATGAGAGTTCTTCTCAAG GAGACTGGTCAACTTGTTGGAACTGTTGCTAATGTTTTCGACAATGGAGGAAATGATCTTCTACATGTCCTGCTTGATTCATCCATGGAAGCCTGCAACGGGAGTGCCAAGACGAACCAGCTCGTATGGATACCTTTCGTTGATGCTATTGTCCCCGATGTTGATTTAGAGAGAAGGGAGATGTATATAACTCCTCCCAAGGGACTCCTCGAGGTGAACATGCGAACAGATGAACGATCCAAGAAAGAAAGACGTCAGCTT GAGTGGAAAGAACGAAAAAAGCAGCAGAAAAAGCTTATTGCTGCTAAAAAGAAGTTATGTGAACTGGAGCAGAAGCATGTGTTTGATGGATTAAGGTTCGGAGAAAAGTCTCAGAGGAGTTTGCTTGCTGATCATATCCTTGACGTAAACTCCACTCTGCTTCAGAGAGCTTTGCAAAGTATCGAGAACTCATCCAAGAAGAG ATGGAACGTAACTGAGGAAATCAATGCGCTGAGAGTTAGAGAATCGGTCTGTACTCTAAATGTATCACGTGAAGCCCTTGGTTTTGACGCAAGTAAAGAGAAAGTTGGCGATAACTTCAGTTTCTTCCAGCAAGGGAAGAGTCTATTCTCTGAGGGAAAAGTTTCTATTTGTTTGGTTCTCAATGATCATGAGACCGAACAGCTGGAAGGTGAGAATGGTGCAGTCTCGTACCTTCAGACGCTACTTGATGATGAGCAGAGGTTCCTAAAG GAAGAAGAACGTGCTTGTGTGCCACTAGTCGTTATCTCTCCTGAACATGCCATTGAAGATGTGCAGAATTTATTTCAGGATAATGATTATTTTGGATTCGAATCAGAGAAG GTATGGTTTCTCAAAGAAGAAACACTTCCTGTAGTGTGTTGTAGCTCACCAGAGGAACCGAAAAAGCACAAGATTTTGATGAAATCTCCATGGGAGATACTCAAGTCCCCTGTTGGCTCTGGAGGAGTCTTGAGCGTCCTTGCTTCACATGGAATCACAGACTCTCTTTCCAGCCTTGGAATCGATTATCTTCAG GTACACAGCATTGAAACAAGATCACAAACTCCGCAGCATTACATCAACCCGATGCTAATTGGATTCGTGAGCGCAAAAGGAGGGGAGATTGGGGTTCAGGTGACCGAAGAATCTGAAGTCAAGAACTTGGAAATGATATTCACATTGAAGTTTCTCAAGAGATTGAAGGGAAAAATTGAGTTTGAAGCTGTGATGAAGATGAACTCACACGTTCAGATGGTTGAGAAAGAGTGGGTCGAGTCTGTACCCACAGAACCAAACTCGTTTCAGTTTCGTTCTAATATTTACAGAGTCCTGGGTGAGTGTTCATCACCAGCTAAGATCTGTTTGATGAACATCACAGTTTAG
- the LOC108854421 gene encoding uncharacterized protein LOC108854421 isoform X1 yields MPYIDMKTKTSKALGVSKKPKPTIRTSSSLSKISGHLESITTTTTPTLTCHDEPKQQLGSDTFARDVETNEPAEMLVEEDTSQSQAFASSLDASESVAKMEMACSYIANSDTIFSPVLNDELDATDRVFTAGNSVHWEIPRWGGDESTNKICFDNQTCNVSDFFISDVLIASLPFDESGNNDAFTEISPLPHFIFPEQYMLLPYLEDGAANTDDVKSDADNRITLDNHDLFLAFNRTRSHNMQPEDLAESEQAEDFDPQLFIKNQPELSDVVSSYWPRDTLRKKDVTLVLDLDETLVHSTLESCSGADFSFRVFFNMQENTVYVKQRPHLYKFLERVVELFHVVIFTASHSIYASQLLDILDPEGKFISQRFYRDSCILLEGIYTKDLTVLGLDLAKVAIIDNCPQVYRLQINNGIPIKSWYDDPTDDGLITILPFLETLAVADDVRPIIGRRFDLSSNEVTNPNYIIRFKEMTDHVISILKADSKFVNPIQTCSSCLLFLAIVSCR; encoded by the exons ATGCCATATATAGACATGAAGACCAAAACAAGCAAGGCTCTTGGTGTCTCTAAAAAACCTAAACCAACTATCAGAACTTCATCCTCTCTCTCCAAAATCTCTGGCCACTTGGAAAgcataacaacaacaacaacacctaCTCTTACTTGCCACGACGAGCCCAAACAGCAACTTG GTTCGGATACTTTTGCTCGGGATGTTGAAACTAACGAGCCCGCTGAAATGCTTGTTGAAGAAGACACTTCTCAGTCTCAGGCGTTTGCATCTTCCCTTGATGCTTCTGAATCTGTCGCCAAAATG GAGATGGCTTGCAGCTATATAGCAAACTCAGATACAATATTTTCTCCTGTTCTGAATGATGAACTCGATGCAACTGATCGAG TTTTTACGGCAGGAAACTCTGTGCACTGGGAAATTCCCAGGTGGGGAGGCGACGAGAGCACCAACAAGATTTGCTTTGACAACCAGACGTGCAACGTTTCTGATTTCTTTATATCTGACGTTCTAATTGCGAGCTTGCCGTTTGATGAGAGTGGAAACAATGATGCGTTCACCGAGATAAGCCCCTTGCCTCATTTCATATTCCCAGAGCAGTACATGTTACTACCTTACTTGGAAGATGGAGCAGCCAACACAGATGATGTCAAGTCAGATGCCGACAACAGGATTACTCTGGATAACCATGATTTGTTTCTGGCGTTCAACCGGACAAGATCACACAATATGCAACCGGAGGATCTTGCTGAATCTGAACAAGCTGAAGATTTTGATCCTCAGCTATTTATAAAGAATCAGCCGGAACTATCGGACGTTGTATCCAGCTATTGGCCTAGGGATACCCTAAGAAAAAAGGATGTGACCCTTGTCCTTGATTTGGATG AAACTTTGGTCCATTCGACTCTGGAATCGTGCAGTGGTGCAGATTTTTCCTTTAGAGTCTTTTTCAATATGCAAGAGAACACGGTCTATGTGAAGCAAAGGCCACACCTGTACAAGTTCTTGGAGAGGGTGGTCGAACTGTTCCATGTCGTTATCTTCACGGCTAGTCACAGCATCTATGCTTCACAACTTCTAGATATATTGGACCCAGAGGGAAAGTTCATATCGCAGCGTTTTTATCGAGACTCATGCATTCTTTTGGAAGGAATTTACACCAAGGATTTAACTGTTCTGGGCCTTGATTTGGCGAAAGTGGCTATAATTGACAACTGTCCGCAG GTGTACAGGTTGCAAATAAATAACGGGATCCCTATCAAAAGTTGGTATGATGATCCAACTGATGATGGTTTGATCACTATACTTCCCTTCTTGGAGACTTTGGCTGTTGCTGATGATGTTCGGCCTATCATTGGCAGGAGATTTG ATTTATCATCGAACGAAGTAACGAACCCTAACTATATTATACGCTTTAAGGAAATGACTGA CCATGTAATCTCTATATTAAAAGCTGATTCCAAGTTTGTTAACCCAATCCAAACGTGTTCCTCCTGTCTTCTGTTTCTCGCCATTGTTTCATGTAGATAA
- the LOC108854421 gene encoding uncharacterized protein LOC108854421 isoform X3: MPYIDMKTKTSKALGVSKKPKPTIRTSSSLSKISGHLESITTTTTPTLTCHDEPKQQLGSDTFARDVETNEPAEMLVEEDTSQSQAFASSLDASESVAKMEMACSYIANSDTIFSPVLNDELDATDRVFTAGNSVHWEIPRWGGDESTNKICFDNQTCNVSDFFISDVLIASLPFDESGNNDAFTEISPLPHFIFPEQYMLLPYLEDGAANTDDVKSDADNRITLDNHDLFLAFNRTRSHNMQPEDLAESEQAEDFDPQLFIKNQPELSDVVSSYWPRDTLRKKDVTLVLDLDETLVHSTLESCSGADFSFRVFFNMQENTVYVKQRPHLYKFLERVVELFHVVIFTASHSIYASQLLDILDPEGKFISQRFYRDSCILLEGIYTKDLTVLGLDLAKVAIIDNCPQVYRLQINNGIPIKSWYDDPTDDGLITILPFLETLAVADDVRPIIGRRFVI, encoded by the exons ATGCCATATATAGACATGAAGACCAAAACAAGCAAGGCTCTTGGTGTCTCTAAAAAACCTAAACCAACTATCAGAACTTCATCCTCTCTCTCCAAAATCTCTGGCCACTTGGAAAgcataacaacaacaacaacacctaCTCTTACTTGCCACGACGAGCCCAAACAGCAACTTG GTTCGGATACTTTTGCTCGGGATGTTGAAACTAACGAGCCCGCTGAAATGCTTGTTGAAGAAGACACTTCTCAGTCTCAGGCGTTTGCATCTTCCCTTGATGCTTCTGAATCTGTCGCCAAAATG GAGATGGCTTGCAGCTATATAGCAAACTCAGATACAATATTTTCTCCTGTTCTGAATGATGAACTCGATGCAACTGATCGAG TTTTTACGGCAGGAAACTCTGTGCACTGGGAAATTCCCAGGTGGGGAGGCGACGAGAGCACCAACAAGATTTGCTTTGACAACCAGACGTGCAACGTTTCTGATTTCTTTATATCTGACGTTCTAATTGCGAGCTTGCCGTTTGATGAGAGTGGAAACAATGATGCGTTCACCGAGATAAGCCCCTTGCCTCATTTCATATTCCCAGAGCAGTACATGTTACTACCTTACTTGGAAGATGGAGCAGCCAACACAGATGATGTCAAGTCAGATGCCGACAACAGGATTACTCTGGATAACCATGATTTGTTTCTGGCGTTCAACCGGACAAGATCACACAATATGCAACCGGAGGATCTTGCTGAATCTGAACAAGCTGAAGATTTTGATCCTCAGCTATTTATAAAGAATCAGCCGGAACTATCGGACGTTGTATCCAGCTATTGGCCTAGGGATACCCTAAGAAAAAAGGATGTGACCCTTGTCCTTGATTTGGATG AAACTTTGGTCCATTCGACTCTGGAATCGTGCAGTGGTGCAGATTTTTCCTTTAGAGTCTTTTTCAATATGCAAGAGAACACGGTCTATGTGAAGCAAAGGCCACACCTGTACAAGTTCTTGGAGAGGGTGGTCGAACTGTTCCATGTCGTTATCTTCACGGCTAGTCACAGCATCTATGCTTCACAACTTCTAGATATATTGGACCCAGAGGGAAAGTTCATATCGCAGCGTTTTTATCGAGACTCATGCATTCTTTTGGAAGGAATTTACACCAAGGATTTAACTGTTCTGGGCCTTGATTTGGCGAAAGTGGCTATAATTGACAACTGTCCGCAG GTGTACAGGTTGCAAATAAATAACGGGATCCCTATCAAAAGTTGGTATGATGATCCAACTGATGATGGTTTGATCACTATACTTCCCTTCTTGGAGACTTTGGCTGTTGCTGATGATGTTCGGCCTATCATTGGCAGGAGATTTG TAATATAA
- the LOC108854421 gene encoding uncharacterized protein LOC108854421 isoform X2: MPYIDMKTKTSKALGVSKKPKPTIRTSSSLSKISGHLESITTTTTPTLTCHDEPKQQLGSDTFARDVETNEPAEMLVEEDTSQSQAFASSLDASESVAKMEMACSYIANSDTIFSPVLNDELDATDRVFTAGNSVHWEIPRWGGDESTNKICFDNQTCNVSDFFISDVLIASLPFDESGNNDAFTEISPLPHFIFPEQYMLLPYLEDGAANTDDVKSDADNRITLDNHDLFLAFNRTRSHNMQPEDLAESEQAEDFDPQLFIKNQPELSDVVSSYWPRDTLRKKDVTLVLDLDETLVHSTLESCSGADFSFRVFFNMQENTVYVKQRPHLYKFLERVVELFHVVIFTASHSIYASQLLDILDPEGKFISQRFYRDSCILLEGIYTKDLTVLGLDLAKVAIIDNCPQVYRLQINNGIPIKSWYDDPTDDGLITILPFLETLAVADDVRPIIGRRFGNEE; this comes from the exons ATGCCATATATAGACATGAAGACCAAAACAAGCAAGGCTCTTGGTGTCTCTAAAAAACCTAAACCAACTATCAGAACTTCATCCTCTCTCTCCAAAATCTCTGGCCACTTGGAAAgcataacaacaacaacaacacctaCTCTTACTTGCCACGACGAGCCCAAACAGCAACTTG GTTCGGATACTTTTGCTCGGGATGTTGAAACTAACGAGCCCGCTGAAATGCTTGTTGAAGAAGACACTTCTCAGTCTCAGGCGTTTGCATCTTCCCTTGATGCTTCTGAATCTGTCGCCAAAATG GAGATGGCTTGCAGCTATATAGCAAACTCAGATACAATATTTTCTCCTGTTCTGAATGATGAACTCGATGCAACTGATCGAG TTTTTACGGCAGGAAACTCTGTGCACTGGGAAATTCCCAGGTGGGGAGGCGACGAGAGCACCAACAAGATTTGCTTTGACAACCAGACGTGCAACGTTTCTGATTTCTTTATATCTGACGTTCTAATTGCGAGCTTGCCGTTTGATGAGAGTGGAAACAATGATGCGTTCACCGAGATAAGCCCCTTGCCTCATTTCATATTCCCAGAGCAGTACATGTTACTACCTTACTTGGAAGATGGAGCAGCCAACACAGATGATGTCAAGTCAGATGCCGACAACAGGATTACTCTGGATAACCATGATTTGTTTCTGGCGTTCAACCGGACAAGATCACACAATATGCAACCGGAGGATCTTGCTGAATCTGAACAAGCTGAAGATTTTGATCCTCAGCTATTTATAAAGAATCAGCCGGAACTATCGGACGTTGTATCCAGCTATTGGCCTAGGGATACCCTAAGAAAAAAGGATGTGACCCTTGTCCTTGATTTGGATG AAACTTTGGTCCATTCGACTCTGGAATCGTGCAGTGGTGCAGATTTTTCCTTTAGAGTCTTTTTCAATATGCAAGAGAACACGGTCTATGTGAAGCAAAGGCCACACCTGTACAAGTTCTTGGAGAGGGTGGTCGAACTGTTCCATGTCGTTATCTTCACGGCTAGTCACAGCATCTATGCTTCACAACTTCTAGATATATTGGACCCAGAGGGAAAGTTCATATCGCAGCGTTTTTATCGAGACTCATGCATTCTTTTGGAAGGAATTTACACCAAGGATTTAACTGTTCTGGGCCTTGATTTGGCGAAAGTGGCTATAATTGACAACTGTCCGCAG GTGTACAGGTTGCAAATAAATAACGGGATCCCTATCAAAAGTTGGTATGATGATCCAACTGATGATGGTTTGATCACTATACTTCCCTTCTTGGAGACTTTGGCTGTTGCTGATGATGTTCGGCCTATCATTGGCAGGAGATTTGGTAACGAGGAATAA